One Streptomyces sp. NBC_00554 DNA segment encodes these proteins:
- a CDS encoding MFS transporter, translating to MPQTVTEGARTGAVDAAPAQSSKRRWWILAIIGIAQLMVVLDATIVNIALPSAQADLGFSDGNRQWIVTAYSLAFASLLLLGGRIADLFGRKPAFLIGVAGFAAASMLGGASTSFGMLVTARALQGVFGALLAPAALSLLNTTFTEAKDRAKAFSVFGAIAGAGGALGLLLGGVLTDALDWRWTLYVNLIFAIIAFVGGWMLLNNHRDAANSKLDLPGTLLVSSGLFALVYGFSNAETHDWSSPATWGFLAAGGVLLTAFARWQTRAKHPLLPMRVLLDRNRAASFIAILITGAGMFGVFLFLTYYLQLNLGFSPTKTGVSFLPMMAALMVMAQVSTTILVPRVGPKIVIPAGFAIAAIAMVWLTGIDVGSSFSTAVLPQLILIGVGLGIVMPPAMSLATIGIAAEDAGVASATVNTMQQVGGSIGTALLNTLAASAAASYLAGKNPADKLVQAQSTIESYTTAFWWSAGFFAAGAVIAFLLYRPGKLEQDPDAAQVVHM from the coding sequence CGGCGCAATCGTCGAAGCGGCGGTGGTGGATCCTCGCGATCATCGGGATCGCGCAGCTGATGGTGGTCCTCGACGCCACCATCGTGAACATCGCCCTGCCGTCCGCCCAGGCGGACCTCGGCTTCTCCGACGGCAACCGGCAGTGGATCGTCACCGCCTACTCGCTGGCGTTCGCCTCCCTGCTTCTGCTCGGCGGACGCATCGCCGACCTCTTCGGACGCAAGCCCGCCTTCCTGATCGGTGTCGCCGGATTCGCCGCGGCCTCCATGCTGGGCGGCGCCTCGACCAGCTTCGGGATGCTGGTCACCGCACGTGCCCTCCAGGGCGTCTTCGGCGCACTGCTCGCACCGGCCGCGCTCTCGCTGCTGAACACGACGTTCACCGAGGCGAAGGACCGCGCCAAGGCGTTCAGCGTGTTCGGTGCGATCGCCGGCGCCGGTGGCGCGCTGGGGCTGCTGCTCGGCGGTGTGCTGACCGACGCGCTCGACTGGCGCTGGACTCTCTACGTCAACCTCATCTTCGCGATCATCGCCTTCGTCGGCGGTTGGATGCTGCTGAACAACCACCGCGACGCCGCGAACTCCAAGCTGGACCTGCCCGGTACTCTGCTGGTTTCCTCGGGACTCTTCGCCCTGGTCTACGGCTTCTCCAACGCCGAGACGCACGACTGGAGTTCGCCGGCCACCTGGGGCTTCCTGGCCGCGGGCGGGGTGCTGCTGACGGCGTTCGCCCGGTGGCAGACGCGAGCCAAGCACCCGCTGCTGCCGATGCGCGTGCTGCTCGACCGCAACCGTGCCGCTTCGTTCATCGCCATTCTGATCACCGGCGCGGGAATGTTCGGCGTCTTCCTCTTCCTGACCTACTACCTGCAGCTGAACCTGGGCTTCAGCCCGACCAAGACGGGCGTGTCGTTCCTGCCGATGATGGCGGCCCTGATGGTCATGGCCCAGGTCTCCACCACGATCCTGGTGCCGCGCGTCGGGCCGAAGATCGTCATCCCGGCGGGCTTCGCGATCGCTGCGATCGCCATGGTCTGGCTGACCGGCATCGATGTCGGCTCGTCCTTCTCGACCGCCGTGCTGCCGCAGCTGATTCTGATCGGCGTGGGCCTCGGCATCGTGATGCCGCCCGCGATGTCGCTGGCCACGATCGGGATCGCGGCCGAGGACGCGGGAGTTGCCTCCGCGACGGTCAACACCATGCAGCAGGTGGGCGGTTCGATCGGTACGGCGCTGCTGAACACGCTGGCCGCGAGCGCCGCGGCGAGCTACCTGGCCGGCAAGAACCCGGCCGACAAGCTGGTCCAGGCGCAGTCGACGATCGAGAGCTACACCACCGCCTTCTGGTGGTCGGCCGGCTTCTTCGCCGCGGGCGCGGTGATCGCCTTCCTGCTCTACCGTCCCGGCAAGTTGGAGCAGGACCCGGACGCGGCACAGGTCGTCCACATGTGA
- a CDS encoding bifunctional phosphatase PAP2/diacylglycerol kinase family protein: MGVLGELDLRLFRRVAAARFPAADPALRRLSHAADHGRLWFGAAAGLAFVGGRTARRAALRGTGSLVLASLTVNTVIKWSTRRPRPLLDHVPRIRHLGRQPHTTSFPSGHSASAAAFATGVALESTGYGALVAPFAASVAFSRVYVGVHYPGDVLAGMAIGAGAAALTCRWWPPRSARPERERPGADAPALPGGRGLVVFVNSRAGTGAPTTPLPPAERLRGLLPDAELIERAPDDDFAELLAKAVERASELGGALGVCGGDGSVNAAARAAAERGLALAVFPGGTLNHFAQDVGVPDFEDTAVAVARGEAVAVDIGVARSAAGHEVRFLNTFSIGLYPELVRLREHLEERWGKWPAAAVALTRVLRTATPIELRVDGRPRRLWLLFAGNGRYVPDGFAPAFRPCLDDGLLDLRVIDGAHRLARTRVIASALAGALGRSRVYSAERVSWVELEGLTGTDTLAYDGEVAPMPGELRLEKRHRGLVVYRPAVPQNELAQQARLAAATARYRRRVRGRPTGNV; this comes from the coding sequence ATGGGCGTACTCGGTGAACTGGATCTGCGGCTGTTCAGGCGGGTGGCCGCCGCCCGGTTCCCCGCCGCGGATCCGGCGCTGCGGCGGCTCAGCCATGCCGCCGACCACGGACGGCTGTGGTTCGGCGCGGCGGCGGGCCTCGCGTTCGTCGGAGGCCGTACCGCCCGGCGGGCGGCCCTGCGAGGTACGGGCTCGCTCGTCCTCGCCTCACTGACCGTCAACACGGTGATCAAGTGGAGTACCCGCCGCCCCCGCCCGCTGCTGGACCACGTACCGCGGATCAGACATCTCGGACGGCAGCCGCACACCACGTCGTTCCCCTCCGGACACTCCGCGTCCGCCGCGGCCTTCGCGACCGGAGTCGCCCTGGAATCCACCGGATACGGCGCTCTGGTCGCGCCCTTCGCGGCATCGGTCGCCTTCTCGCGCGTCTACGTGGGCGTGCACTACCCCGGGGACGTGCTGGCCGGGATGGCGATCGGCGCCGGGGCCGCCGCGCTGACCTGCCGCTGGTGGCCGCCGCGCTCCGCACGGCCGGAGCGGGAGCGGCCCGGGGCCGACGCGCCCGCGCTGCCCGGGGGCCGCGGACTCGTCGTCTTCGTCAACAGCCGGGCCGGCACCGGCGCTCCCACCACGCCACTCCCGCCGGCCGAACGGCTGCGCGGACTGCTGCCCGACGCCGAACTGATCGAACGCGCCCCGGACGACGACTTCGCCGAGCTGCTCGCCAAGGCGGTCGAGCGGGCCTCGGAGTTGGGCGGCGCGCTGGGTGTGTGCGGGGGAGACGGCAGCGTGAACGCCGCGGCTCGCGCGGCGGCCGAACGGGGGCTAGCGCTGGCGGTGTTCCCCGGCGGCACCCTCAACCACTTCGCGCAGGACGTGGGCGTACCCGACTTCGAGGACACCGCCGTCGCGGTCGCCCGGGGCGAGGCGGTGGCCGTGGACATCGGCGTGGCGCGCTCGGCGGCCGGGCACGAGGTGCGGTTCCTCAACACCTTCAGCATCGGCCTGTATCCCGAACTCGTCCGGCTCCGCGAGCACTTGGAGGAGCGCTGGGGCAAGTGGCCGGCCGCGGCCGTCGCCCTCACCCGGGTGCTGCGCACCGCGACCCCCATCGAACTGCGTGTCGACGGCCGCCCCCGGCGCCTGTGGCTGCTGTTCGCGGGCAACGGCCGGTACGTCCCGGACGGCTTCGCCCCCGCCTTCCGGCCGTGCCTGGACGACGGTCTGCTCGACCTGCGTGTGATCGACGGCGCCCACCGGCTCGCCCGCACCAGGGTCATCGCCTCCGCGCTGGCCGGAGCCCTCGGCCGTTCCCGGGTCTACAGCGCCGAACGCGTCTCCTGGGTCGAGCTGGAGGGTCTCACCGGCACGGACACACTCGCGTACGACGGTGAAGTCGCGCCCATGCCGGGTGAGTTGAGGCTGGAGAAACGGCACCGGGGGCTCGTCGTGTACCGGCCGGCCGTACCGCAGAACGAGCTGGCGCAGCAGGCTCGCCTCGCCGCGGCGACGGCCCGCTACCGAAGGCGCGTGAGGGGCCGCCCGACAGGAAACGTATGA